The Lutibacter sp. Hel_I_33_5 genome has a window encoding:
- a CDS encoding patatin-like phospholipase family protein — protein MNIITLKKKMRAKILLFFILIPMLFFGQKKQPKVGLVLSGGGAKGFAHIGVLKEIEASGIQIDYIGGTSMGAIVGGLYAAGFSASQIEHIVITTDFSDVLTGNLPRNARPFFTKEHGEKHAIKLPVIKGVIGLPKGVSKGQEVLNMLTTLLYSSGNETFSKLKIPFFCIATNVETGGQILQETGSLPLALRASASFPTLLNPVEKDGKLLIDGGIANNFPIDIMQQKGMDIIIGVDVQGRLFQKDKLKSVVAILNQVISYQMYSKNSDLKDTIDLYIQPDIFEFNVVDFNKNKELLQKGKEAGKKYRTVFNEIAKKQAHKKERKIMPFKSEKIKVDEVRVTGFKNYTPAYVLGKLNIKRGDSISHKEIAEKMPFLSATNNYERIDYEVVSKKNKNHLNFSVIENEEKANVKLGVHYDFLYKTGILANYNHKYLFIENDILSLDAILGDNLRFNLNYFVDNGFYWSYGVRSRFDHFRTNTLFNSPENPNINNINLSYTDYTTDLFAQTTFNRKFALGFGVEYKILRALTETILTNKEPTFFDKSNYVNAFAYLKLDTYDEKYFVTKGYFADIEFKWYLRSSDFLNNFNSFSQVKGKIGFATSIWDKVTFQINGEGGFSFENPVSTVFDYRLGGYNQNYVNSFVPFYGYDFGELSNSTFIKSEFNIRYQFAKNHYFSFIANYARLDSNVFRDADIFKDIKSGYAFGYSVNTFIGPIELKYTLSPDHKKNYVLFNLGFWF, from the coding sequence ATGAATATTATCACGCTAAAAAAGAAAATGAGAGCTAAAATTCTATTATTTTTTATTCTAATTCCAATGTTGTTTTTTGGTCAGAAAAAGCAACCAAAAGTTGGTTTGGTATTAAGTGGTGGTGGTGCAAAAGGATTTGCGCATATTGGTGTTTTAAAAGAAATTGAAGCATCAGGAATTCAGATAGATTATATTGGAGGAACAAGTATGGGTGCTATTGTTGGCGGATTGTACGCAGCAGGTTTTAGTGCATCACAAATAGAACATATTGTGATTACTACCGATTTTTCTGATGTGTTAACAGGGAATTTACCAAGAAATGCACGTCCATTTTTTACCAAAGAACATGGCGAAAAACATGCCATAAAACTACCTGTTATCAAAGGAGTTATTGGTTTACCTAAAGGAGTTTCTAAAGGGCAGGAGGTGTTAAATATGTTAACGACACTTTTATATTCATCGGGTAACGAAACATTTTCTAAACTAAAGATCCCTTTTTTCTGTATTGCCACCAATGTAGAAACTGGCGGACAAATTTTGCAAGAAACAGGTTCGTTACCCTTAGCATTACGAGCAAGTGCATCATTTCCAACCTTACTAAATCCAGTTGAAAAAGATGGTAAATTATTGATTGATGGCGGTATTGCTAATAACTTCCCAATAGATATTATGCAACAAAAAGGCATGGATATTATTATTGGCGTAGATGTTCAAGGAAGGTTGTTTCAAAAAGATAAATTAAAGTCCGTTGTTGCTATTTTAAATCAAGTGATAAGCTATCAAATGTATAGTAAAAATAGTGATTTAAAAGACACTATTGATCTTTATATACAACCTGATATTTTTGAATTTAATGTGGTAGATTTTAATAAAAATAAAGAATTATTACAAAAAGGAAAAGAGGCGGGGAAAAAATATAGAACCGTTTTTAATGAAATTGCAAAAAAACAAGCTCATAAAAAAGAGCGAAAAATAATGCCCTTTAAAAGCGAAAAAATTAAGGTTGATGAGGTTCGTGTTACTGGATTTAAAAATTATACTCCTGCGTATGTTTTAGGGAAATTAAATATAAAAAGAGGCGATAGTATCAGTCATAAAGAAATTGCTGAAAAGATGCCTTTTTTGTCGGCAACCAACAATTATGAGCGTATTGATTATGAAGTTGTCTCTAAAAAAAATAAAAATCATTTAAATTTTTCGGTCATAGAAAATGAAGAAAAAGCCAACGTAAAACTAGGCGTTCATTACGACTTTCTTTACAAAACAGGAATTTTAGCAAACTACAATCATAAATATTTATTTATAGAAAATGACATCCTTTCTTTGGATGCTATTTTAGGTGATAACTTAAGATTTAACCTTAACTATTTTGTAGATAATGGTTTTTATTGGAGTTATGGCGTGCGTTCTAGATTCGATCATTTTAGAACCAATACATTGTTTAATTCGCCAGAGAATCCAAATATTAATAATATCAATTTAAGTTATACAGATTATACCACAGATCTTTTTGCACAAACAACTTTTAATAGAAAATTTGCCTTAGGTTTTGGTGTAGAGTATAAAATTTTAAGGGCGTTAACAGAAACTATTTTAACCAATAAAGAGCCTACTTTTTTTGATAAAAGTAATTACGTAAATGCATTTGCGTACCTAAAATTAGACACTTACGATGAAAAGTATTTTGTTACCAAAGGTTATTTTGCTGATATAGAATTTAAATGGTATTTAAGGTCTTCAGATTTTCTGAATAACTTTAATAGCTTTTCTCAAGTAAAGGGAAAAATAGGCTTTGCAACTTCTATTTGGGATAAAGTTACTTTTCAAATTAATGGTGAAGGTGGTTTTTCTTTTGAAAACCCTGTGTCTACAGTTTTTGATTATCGTTTAGGCGGATACAATCAAAATTATGTAAATTCTTTTGTCCCTTTTTACGGATATGATTTTGGTGAACTATCAAACAGTACGTTTATTAAGTCTGAATTTAATATCCGATATCAATTTGCGAAAAATCACTACTTTTCATTTATAGCAAATTATGCTCGATTAGATAGTAACGTTTTTAGAGATGCCGATATTTTTAAAGACATAAAATCGGGTTACGCTTTTGGATATAGTGTAAATACGTTTATAGGACCTATCGAGTTAAAATATACCTTGTCTCCAGATCATAAAAAAAACTACGTATTATTTAATTTAGGATTCTGGTTTTAG
- a CDS encoding Rne/Rng family ribonuclease, protein MKTELIIRSHSTDIDFALLKDGKLIELNKETTDNKFSVGDIFLAKIGKVLPGLNAAFVNVGYPKDGFLHYHDLGAQVNSLNSFIKKVSTGKYKEFTFKNFRHEKDINKDGKINDVIKSGQNLLVQIVKEPISTKGPRLSSELSIAGRFLVLVPFSNRVSVSQKIEDNKEKERLKRLAKSIKPKGFGVILRTVAQGKKVAELDKDLQNSLERWKTLCKHIANTNTPTKILSELNRASSILRDVMNDSFTNIVTNDETLKEEIKDYLQEIYPEKTKIVKYHKSQVPIFEKYGIERQIKTSFGKTVSMSRGAYLVIEHTEALHVIDVNSGNRSNKAGSQEETALEVNIIAATEIARQLQLRDMGGIIVIDFIDMHKAENRQKLFQHLKDQMSFDRTKHKILPPSKFGLIQITRQRVRQELSIKTKEKNPNINGEVEAPIVLVDKIEGELERLVSNPKNKKISLNVHPFIAAYLSQGIKSIRFNWFLQHKKWITIIPRDAYTYLHYKFKVQRK, encoded by the coding sequence ATGAAAACAGAATTAATAATTCGTTCGCATTCAACTGATATCGATTTTGCCTTATTAAAAGATGGAAAACTTATTGAATTAAATAAAGAAACAACTGATAACAAATTTTCTGTTGGCGATATTTTTTTAGCCAAAATAGGAAAGGTGTTACCAGGCTTAAACGCAGCATTTGTAAATGTAGGCTATCCAAAAGATGGTTTTTTACATTATCATGATTTAGGTGCGCAAGTAAACTCTTTAAATTCATTCATTAAGAAGGTAAGCACAGGTAAGTATAAAGAATTCACTTTTAAAAACTTTCGACACGAGAAAGACATTAACAAAGACGGAAAAATAAATGATGTCATTAAATCAGGACAAAATTTATTAGTACAAATTGTAAAAGAACCTATTTCTACCAAAGGACCAAGATTAAGTTCCGAGCTATCAATAGCAGGTAGATTTTTAGTGTTAGTTCCTTTTTCTAACCGAGTATCTGTATCGCAAAAGATAGAAGATAATAAAGAAAAAGAACGTTTAAAAAGATTAGCAAAAAGCATTAAACCAAAAGGGTTTGGTGTAATACTAAGAACTGTTGCCCAAGGAAAAAAGGTAGCAGAATTAGACAAAGATTTGCAAAACTCATTAGAACGCTGGAAAACTTTGTGTAAGCATATTGCAAACACAAATACACCAACAAAGATTCTGAGTGAGCTTAACAGAGCATCTTCTATATTAAGAGATGTAATGAATGATTCTTTTACAAACATTGTTACCAATGATGAAACGCTTAAAGAAGAGATTAAAGATTATTTACAAGAAATTTATCCTGAAAAGACAAAAATTGTAAAGTATCACAAATCTCAAGTACCAATTTTTGAAAAATATGGTATCGAGCGCCAAATAAAAACATCGTTTGGTAAAACAGTTTCAATGAGTCGTGGTGCCTATTTAGTAATAGAGCACACAGAAGCACTCCACGTTATTGATGTAAATAGCGGAAACCGTTCTAACAAAGCTGGATCTCAAGAAGAAACCGCACTAGAAGTTAATATAATTGCTGCAACAGAAATTGCGCGTCAATTACAATTACGTGATATGGGCGGAATTATAGTTATTGATTTTATTGATATGCACAAAGCAGAGAATAGACAAAAACTTTTTCAGCATTTAAAAGATCAAATGTCTTTTGATAGAACAAAGCATAAAATATTACCTCCAAGTAAATTTGGATTGATACAAATAACTCGTCAACGTGTAAGACAAGAGTTAAGTATTAAAACGAAAGAGAAAAATCCAAATATAAACGGAGAAGTAGAAGCACCAATTGTATTGGTAGATAAGATAGAAGGAGAATTAGAACGTTTAGTTTCTAATCCTAAAAATAAAAAGATAAGCTTAAATGTGCATCCTTTTATTGCTGCTTATTTAAGCCAAGGAATTAAATCAATTAGATTCAATTGGTTTCTACAACATAAAAAGTGGATTACAATTATACCTAGAGACGCTTACACTTATTTACACTACAAATTTAAAGTACAACGTAAATAA
- a CDS encoding gliding motility-associated protein GldE translates to MDPDPEPLLLLLNINFLATISIVVLLVLLICSALVSGTEVAFFSLSKTQLDELLSTSKTKNLVVKLLERPKKLLATILITNNFINILIVLLFASLGEQLFSEFDYSVNLYFFQLPIRFLIEVVLVTFLILLFGEVLPKVYASRKSLRFANFMAKPINILNTLLTPLSIPLTSLTNVIENRLGSKNTNLSVEKLSQALELTSDDATTKDEQKILEGIVSFGNTETVQIMKPRTDVFAISDEESFESVLKNILKKGYSRNPIYQENIDTIVGVLYAKDLLAHINKKNFKWQKLIREPFFVPENKKLDDLLSEFQEKKNHLAIVVDEYGGTSGIVTLEDVIEEIVGDINDEFDDDDLSYSKIDKSNYIFEGKTTIKDFCRVLDVEEELFEDEKGESETLAGFILEISGKFPKKGEKINFSNFTFTIEALDRRRIKQVKTTLNA, encoded by the coding sequence TTGGATCCAGACCCAGAACCTTTATTGCTTTTATTAAACATTAATTTTTTAGCTACAATTAGTATTGTCGTTCTACTCGTATTACTTATTTGTTCTGCATTAGTTTCTGGAACAGAAGTAGCGTTTTTTTCTTTATCGAAAACACAATTAGATGAACTTCTATCTACATCTAAAACCAAAAACTTAGTCGTAAAATTATTAGAAAGGCCAAAGAAATTACTGGCAACAATATTAATAACCAATAATTTTATAAATATCTTAATTGTTTTATTATTTGCTTCTTTAGGTGAACAATTATTTAGTGAATTTGATTATTCAGTAAATTTATATTTCTTCCAATTACCTATTCGTTTTTTAATAGAAGTTGTGCTAGTTACTTTTCTAATATTATTATTTGGGGAGGTTTTACCAAAAGTATACGCGTCTAGAAAATCCTTGCGTTTTGCTAATTTTATGGCAAAACCAATTAATATTTTAAATACTTTATTAACGCCTTTAAGTATTCCGTTAACAAGTCTAACGAATGTTATTGAAAATAGGTTAGGAAGTAAAAACACCAACTTATCGGTAGAAAAATTATCACAAGCATTAGAATTAACTTCTGATGATGCAACGACTAAAGACGAACAAAAAATATTAGAAGGAATTGTGAGTTTTGGAAACACAGAAACGGTTCAAATTATGAAACCAAGAACCGATGTTTTTGCAATTTCTGATGAAGAATCTTTTGAGTCGGTTTTAAAGAACATTCTTAAAAAAGGATATTCTAGAAATCCAATATATCAAGAAAATATTGATACAATAGTAGGTGTTTTATATGCAAAAGACTTATTAGCGCATATCAATAAGAAAAATTTTAAATGGCAAAAATTGATCAGAGAACCCTTTTTTGTTCCTGAAAATAAAAAGTTGGACGATTTATTAAGTGAGTTTCAAGAAAAGAAAAATCATCTTGCTATTGTGGTTGATGAGTATGGCGGAACAAGTGGAATTGTAACACTAGAAGATGTAATTGAAGAAATTGTAGGTGATATAAATGACGAATTTGATGACGATGATTTATCGTATTCTAAAATAGATAAGAGCAATTATATTTTTGAAGGTAAAACAACTATTAAAGATTTTTGTAGAGTTTTAGATGTTGAAGAAGAGTTGTTTGAAGATGAAAAAGGAGAATCTGAAACCTTAGCGGGATTCATTTTAGAAATTTCAGGTAAATTCCCAAAGAAAGGAGAGAAAATAAACTTTAGCAATTTTACGTTTACCATAGAAGCGTTGGATAGAAGGCGCATAAAACAAGTAAAAACGACTCTAAATGCGTAA
- a CDS encoding HU family DNA-binding protein, translating to MTKADIVSKISDKSGIEKGDVLATVEAFMNEVKDALENGDNVYLRGFGSFIIKTRAEKTGRNISKNTTIKIPAHNIPAFKPAKVFTDGVKSKVLVK from the coding sequence ATGACGAAAGCAGATATCGTATCAAAAATTTCAGACAAATCAGGTATAGAAAAAGGAGATGTTTTAGCAACAGTTGAAGCATTTATGAATGAAGTTAAGGATGCATTAGAAAATGGAGACAATGTATACTTAAGAGGTTTTGGTAGCTTTATAATTAAAACAAGAGCAGAAAAGACTGGTAGAAATATTTCTAAGAATACTACAATTAAAATTCCAGCACACAACATTCCAGCATTTAAGCCAGCAAAAGTTTTTACTGATGGTGTAAAAAGCAAAGTGTTAGTAAAATAA
- a CDS encoding single-stranded DNA-binding protein: protein MAGTINKVILIGHLGDEVKMHYFEGGNSIGRFPIATNESYTNKQTGEKVTSTEWHNIVVRNKLAEICEKYLSKGDKVYCEGRIKTRQWEQEGQKRYTTEIHVQDMTFLSTKKDPNATNVPPVSNQPTTEAPKSVAPQENDDLPF from the coding sequence ATGGCAGGAACAATAAACAAAGTAATTTTAATAGGTCATTTAGGTGATGAGGTTAAAATGCATTATTTTGAAGGAGGAAATTCTATTGGAAGATTCCCTATAGCCACCAACGAAAGTTATACCAATAAGCAAACTGGAGAAAAAGTAACGTCTACAGAATGGCATAATATTGTTGTTCGAAATAAATTAGCTGAAATTTGTGAAAAATATTTATCCAAAGGAGATAAAGTGTATTGCGAAGGCAGGATTAAAACACGCCAATGGGAGCAAGAAGGGCAAAAGAGATATACAACGGAAATTCATGTTCAAGACATGACTTTTTTATCGACTAAAAAAGATCCGAATGCAACAAATGTTCCGCCAGTTAGTAATCAACCAACAACAGAAGCGCCAAAATCTGTTGCGCCGCAAGAAAATGATGATTTACCATTTTAG
- the mutY gene encoding A/G-specific adenine glycosylase, whose amino-acid sequence MKFSNTLIYWYLQNDRDLPWRKTKNPYHVWLSEIILQQTRVAQGLPYFLKFMEAFSTVFDLAKAEENTVLKLWQGLGYYSRARNLHFTAKFVANELNGTFPDNYKDLLKLKGIGDYTASAISSICFNEAAAVVDGNVYRVLARYFGIKTAINSSKGVKEFKALAQTLIDPKQPGTFNQAIMDFGALHCKPQNPLCETCPFADSCVAFDKKLIKDLPVKEKKLKVKKRFFNYLVVITDDNKTILSERKGKGIWQGLYQFPLLETKNNIDEKELVNHPEFIDLFKEETTISLFNQKEIIHKLSHQHLNTRFWIVKIKKHQEAKIEWKQVKEFPVPVLIANFLKENQS is encoded by the coding sequence ATGAAATTTTCTAACACATTAATTTACTGGTATTTACAAAACGATAGAGATTTGCCTTGGCGCAAAACTAAGAATCCTTACCATGTGTGGCTATCAGAAATTATTTTACAACAGACAAGAGTTGCTCAAGGTCTGCCATATTTTTTGAAATTTATGGAAGCTTTTTCAACAGTTTTCGACCTTGCAAAAGCAGAAGAAAATACCGTATTAAAACTTTGGCAAGGACTCGGATATTATTCGAGGGCTAGAAACTTGCATTTTACAGCAAAATTTGTTGCAAATGAATTAAACGGAACGTTTCCAGATAATTATAAGGATTTACTGAAATTAAAAGGAATTGGAGATTATACCGCTTCTGCAATTTCATCAATCTGTTTTAATGAAGCAGCAGCAGTTGTAGACGGAAATGTATATCGAGTATTGGCAAGGTATTTCGGAATTAAGACAGCTATTAACTCCTCTAAAGGCGTAAAAGAATTTAAAGCATTAGCGCAGACTTTAATTGACCCAAAGCAACCAGGAACGTTTAATCAAGCAATTATGGATTTTGGCGCGTTGCATTGTAAGCCGCAAAATCCGTTATGTGAAACTTGTCCATTTGCTGATAGTTGTGTAGCTTTTGATAAAAAGCTGATTAAAGATTTACCTGTAAAAGAAAAGAAGTTAAAAGTTAAGAAACGCTTTTTTAATTATTTAGTTGTGATTACGGACGATAACAAAACAATTTTATCAGAAAGAAAAGGAAAAGGTATTTGGCAAGGTTTGTATCAATTTCCATTGTTGGAAACTAAAAATAATATTGATGAAAAAGAGTTGGTGAATCACCCTGAATTTATCGATTTATTTAAAGAAGAAACAACAATTTCGTTATTCAATCAAAAAGAAATCATTCATAAATTATCACATCAACATTTGAATACCAGATTTTGGATTGTGAAAATCAAGAAACATCAAGAAGCAAAAATAGAATGGAAGCAAGTAAAAGAATTTCCTGTGCCTGTTTTAATTGCAAATTTTTTAAAAGAAAATCAATCGTAA